GCATCGCGAAAGCCGTTGATGGCGTAAAAAGTGTTAAAAACGATCTGAAAGTTCAGTAATTCGTCGTAATTCGTCCTCCCGACGTTTGTCGGGAGGCGTAATGTGCACCACACTAAAAATATCGCGAATGAGTAGCCTGAGCGCTCATATTTAGCGGTCGACATTAACTATGGTAAAGGAGAGGCTTATGTTTCGTTGGGGCATTATATTTCTGGTTATCGCGTTAATTGCCGCCGCATTGGGTTTTGGTGGACTGGCTGGTACGGCTGCCGGCGCGGCGAAAATCGTCTTCGTCGTCGGGATCGTGCTCTTCCTGGTCAGCCTGTTCATGGGCCGTAAACGACCCTAGCAGGCATCTGTAAAGATATATTGCTATCAAGCCAGTCCAGCGGACTGGCTTTTACGGTTTTAGCCGTTAACGTTTTGCGTTACCTTGTCAGCCTGGAAAAAAATGAAAAACAGGAAGGCAGAGGTGGGCCAGCGAATACCGGTTACGCTCGGCAATATTGCGCCGTTATCATTAACACCGTTCCGGCCAGGCCGTATGGCGCTGGTCTGTGAGGGCGGGGGGCAGCGGGGCATCTTTACCGCAGGCGTGCTGGATGAGTTTATGCATGCGCAGTTTAATCCTTTCCATCTCTACTTCGGCACATCAGCCGGTGCGCAAAATCTCTCGGCGTATCTCTGCAACCAGCCCGGCTACGGGCGCAAAGTCATTATGCGCTATACCACCAGGCGCGAATTTTTTGATCCGCTGCGATTTGTACGCGGAGGAAACCTTATTGACCTCGACTGGCTGGTGGAATCCACCGCCGCCCGGATGCCGCTGCAGATGGATACCGCAGCGCGCCTGTTCGACAGCGGAAAATCCTTTTATATGTGCGCCTGCCGGGGGGATGATTACACGCCGGGCTATTTCTCGCCGACAAAACAAAACTGGCTTGATATCATTCGCGCCTCCAGCGCCATACCGGGTTTCTACCGTACCGGCGTTACGTTAGAGGGCATCAACTATCTGGACGGTGGCATTAGCGACGCCATTCCGGTTCAGGAGGCGGCAAAGCGGGGGGCGAAAACCATTGTGGTGATCCGCACCGTACCCTCGCAAATGTATTACACGCCGCAGTGGTTTAAGCGTATGGAGCGCTGGCTGGGAGAGAGCAGTCTACAGCCGTTGGTCAACCTGGTGCAGCATCATGAAACGTCCTACAGCGCGATCCAACAATTTATTGAAAAGCCGCCGGGTAAGCTGCGGATCATTGAAATTTATCCGCCGAAACCGCTGCACAGCATGGCGCTGGGCAGCCGTATCCCGGCGCTGCGTGAGGATTACAAAACCGGGCGATTATGCGGGCGTTATTTCCTTGCCACCGTTGGTAAATTGCTCGCCGCAACGCCGCCTCTCTTGCGCCATACGTCGCGGATTGCCGTGCCGGAAACGGTGGTCGTGCCTCCGGCGCCGGTGGCCAATGATACGCATGTGGCGGAGGTCATTAGCGCGCCGCAGGCAAACGACACCACATTTACCGACGAGGATCTGGCGTGAGCTGGCGCTTTATCGATACACACTGCCATTTTGATTTCCCGCCCTTTACGGGCGATGAGCGCGCCAGTATTCAGCGTGCCTGTGAGGCGGGCGTTGAAAAAATCATCGTGCCGGCGACCGAGGCGGCGCACTTTCCCCGCGTGCTGGCGCTGGCGGCGCGTTTCCCGTCGCTTTATGCTGCGCTGGGATTGCACCCCATTGTGATTGAGCGTCATGCCGATGACGATTCTGATAAGCTGCAACAAGCGCTGGCGCAGCAACAGAACGTCGTGGCGGTAGGCGAGATCGGGCTCGATCTTTATCGCGACGACCCGCAGTTCGCCAGGCAAGAGCGATTTTTAGACGCGCAACTGCAACTGGCAAAACGCTACGATCTGCCGGTGATCCTGCACTCGCGGCGCACGCATGACAAACTGGCGATGCACTTAAAGCGCCAGGATCTGCCGCGAACCGGTGTGGTGCATGGTTTTGCCGGCAGTCTGCAGCAGGCCGAACGCTTTGTGCGACTGGGCTATAAAATCGGCGTCGGCGGCACCATCACCTACCCGCGCGCCAGTAAAACCCGTGATGTTATGGCGCGCTTGCCGCTGGACGCGCTGTTGCTGGAGACCGATGCGCCGGATATGCCGCTAAAGGGGTTTCAGGGGCAGCCGAACCGCCCGGAGCAGGCGGCGCGCGTATTTGATGCGCTCTGCGAATTACGTCCGGAGCCCGCAGAGGTGATAGCCGATACGCTGTATCGCAATACCATTACCTTGTTTCGGCTCTGATGGCATCGCAGCCGCCGTCCGGCAGGCGACGCTTACAAATATAGCGCCGGCAAAATCAGCTTCGCCACCCCACGCGCGCGCAATCCGTCAGCCAGCCGTTCCACCTCTTGCGGCGTCGCGCCTGGCCAGGCTTTCGCTTCGCCATAGACACCGTGCGCATGAAAGGCATTCAAACGCACCGGAACCTCGCCCAGCGAAGTAATAAACGCCGCCAGTGAATCGATATGCGCCGCATAGTCCACCTGACCCGGGATAACCAGCAACCGCAGCTCCGCCAGTTTTCCCCGCGCAGCAAGAAAGCGGATACTGTGCTTAATATGCGTGTTATCACGTCCGGTCAGACGGTGATGACACTCGCTCTTCCAGGCTTTCAGATCGAGCATTACGCCGTCGCAAACCGGCAGTAGTTTTTGCCAGCCGGTCTCGCTTAACTGACCATTACTGTCCACCAGACAGGTCAGCCGTTGTAACTGCGGATCGGCTTTGATCGCCGTAAATAGCGCCACAATAAACGGTAATTGCGTGGTCGCCTCTCCGCCGCTGACGGTAATACCTTCAATAAACAGCGATGCTTTACGAATATGACGCAGCACATCGTCAACGCTCATGGTCTGCGCCATTGGCGTTGCCTGCTGTGGGCACATTTTCAGGCAGGTATCGCACTGCTCGCAGACGTCCGACCGCCATACCACTTTCCCGCCATCAATGCTGAGGGCGTGGTGCGGACACTGCGATACGCATTCCCCGCAGTCGTTACAGCGTCCCATCGTCCACGGGTTATGGCAATTCTTGCAGCGCAAATTGCAGCCCTGTAAGAATAATGCCAGGCGGCTGCCTGGCCCATCGACGCAGGAAAACGCAATGATCTTACTGACTAAAGCGCATCTGTTGTTCATGGCTGACTACGCGTGGCTGTCGTTCCAGGATGCGGGTATTACGTGCGGCTTCTTCTCCCAGCCAGGTGGTATTCGTGCGCGAGCCTTCGGCGCGAAATTTCGCCAGATCCGAC
This DNA window, taken from Salmonella enterica subsp. enterica serovar Typhimurium str. LT2, encodes the following:
- a CDS encoding putative inner membrane protein — encoded protein: MVKERLMFRWGIIFLVIALIAAALGFGGLAGTAAGAAKIVFVVGIVLFLVSLFMGRKRP
- the yjjU gene encoding putative phosphoesterase (similar to E. coli orf, hypothetical protein (AAC77330.1); Blastp hit to AAC77330.1 (357 aa), 85% identity in aa 1 - 357), coding for MGQRIPVTLGNIAPLSLTPFRPGRMALVCEGGGQRGIFTAGVLDEFMHAQFNPFHLYFGTSAGAQNLSAYLCNQPGYGRKVIMRYTTRREFFDPLRFVRGGNLIDLDWLVESTAARMPLQMDTAARLFDSGKSFYMCACRGDDYTPGYFSPTKQNWLDIIRASSAIPGFYRTGVTLEGINYLDGGISDAIPVQEAAKRGAKTIVVIRTVPSQMYYTPQWFKRMERWLGESSLQPLVNLVQHHETSYSAIQQFIEKPPGKLRIIEIYPPKPLHSMALGSRIPALREDYKTGRLCGRYFLATVGKLLAATPPLLRHTSRIAVPETVVVPPAPVANDTHVAEVISAPQANDTTFTDEDLA
- the yjjV gene encoding putative hydrolase (similar to E. coli orf, hypothetical protein (AAC77331.1); Blastp hit to AAC77331.1 (211 aa), 76% identity in aa 1 - 210) codes for the protein MSWRFIDTHCHFDFPPFTGDERASIQRACEAGVEKIIVPATEAAHFPRVLALAARFPSLYAALGLHPIVIERHADDDSDKLQQALAQQQNVVAVGEIGLDLYRDDPQFARQERFLDAQLQLAKRYDLPVILHSRRTHDKLAMHLKRQDLPRTGVVHGFAGSLQQAERFVRLGYKIGVGGTITYPRASKTRDVMARLPLDALLLETDAPDMPLKGFQGQPNRPEQAARVFDALCELRPEPAEVIADTLYRNTITLFRL
- the yjjW gene encoding pyruvate formate lyase activating enzyme (similar to E. coli putative activating enzyme (AAC77332.1); Blastp hit to AAC77332.1 (287 aa), 81% identity in aa 1 - 287) — protein: MNNRCALVSKIIAFSCVDGPGSRLALFLQGCNLRCKNCHNPWTMGRCNDCGECVSQCPHHALSIDGGKVVWRSDVCEQCDTCLKMCPQQATPMAQTMSVDDVLRHIRKASLFIEGITVSGGEATTQLPFIVALFTAIKADPQLQRLTCLVDSNGQLSETGWQKLLPVCDGVMLDLKAWKSECHHRLTGRDNTHIKHSIRFLAARGKLAELRLLVIPGQVDYAAHIDSLAAFITSLGEVPVRLNAFHAHGVYGEAKAWPGATPQEVERLADGLRARGVAKLILPALYL